ATACAACCTGCCATATTCTCTATATGCAGGTGCAAAGTTGCTGTCTTTTTGAAGCACACTCTTAAGCAAAGTGTCAGCTTCTCTCAATTTCTCTTGCTGACCCCGCCATGAATCTAAGATGACCCTTGCCCGTGACAATACTGAAAAGAGTTCTGGGTTTTTGGCTGAGTATTTATTATCAACCGGAGAAATCCATTCTTCAGCATGCACACTTAAAGAAAAAAGAATAAATAATAATGCAAGTATATTTTTCATTAATACTCCATACTTGTGATGGCTAACGTTGTGTTGAGGGGCCGAGGGGCCCGCGCCAGCGGGACCCGAGGTGGATCTTCCCCCGAAAAAGTGGACGCCGGATCATCGGCACAATCTCTCATATTCCACCGGCGTGTGGTAGTCAATGCCGGAATGCAGCCGCTGGTGGTTGTAGAAACGGATGTAGTGCTTGATCGCGGCTTCGAGCT
The Sulfuricaulis sp. DNA segment above includes these coding regions:
- a CDS encoding IS3 family transposase, yielding MKHYIRFYNHQRLHSGIDYHTPVEYERLCR